GCTGATCAACTATATAGTTTTAGCTCTGGTGCCATTGCAATTATTgtataaagtaaataaaaagCACTAAAATAACTCTAGTGGTTTTGTACGTGCTGAATGTGTCAGCAGCGCCGCCTGAGGTGAAAAGCCAGGCACTTTTACAAAGTCGTATTacgccttgaaaaaaaaaaaaaactacgtttattttttttctttgtttcacaCGCAGCTACTATGCCGTATCTTCGCTTACCTTGGAGTAGCTGACAGGCTGGCGGCAGGGCTGACCTGTAAAACGTGGCACAAGTTAACCGCTGACAGCCGCATCTACGGCGACGTGGTTGTCACCTTGGAAAAGAATGTGAAAGAGCGAATGGTTGCGCTCTCCACTTCACAAACGGTGGTAACGTGCTTGGTGGTGAAGAACTCTGCGCTGGACGCGGCTGCCATGTTCTGGGAACACGTAGGGTCGACACTCAAGAGGCTGCACTTTGAGAACTGCTGTTTTTCCTGGAAGGAGTTCGCTTCGGTGCTCCTTAAGTGTCCGAAGCTAGAGCACCTGGCGATTTGCCGCTGCGACAAATTCGTGTCGTCAAGTGATGAGTCCGCATTTGGTGACAGTGCACCGCAATTTTTTCGTCCTACGCCATCCGGAATCAGCTCAGTCGACCTGTCGGAAAATGCTGACCTATCGGATTCTGCCTTTCATCAAGTAATGACGGTGGTAGGAAAACTTCACGCGCTCTCATTGGAAGGCTGTGCGCTATGCGTGCATCCGGCCATCTATCGCCGCTTCTACCCGCCTGGACAAGTGCATAGCCCGCTGGTGTTGACGTTTCAGCACATGCTCAGGAGCCTCGAAGGAGCGCCGCTCAGGGTGCTTAACCTGAGTCGCACGATGATCGACAACAAATGTCTCGCGCAGCTGTCTGCGGCCTACTCGAAGACGCTGCGGGAGCTTCACGCGGCCTCGTGCGCACAGTTAGGACTGCAGGGTGTGAGAGCTTTGTGTGAAAACGTGCCGAAACTCAAGTGCCTAAACCTCGGATCTAACAGGCAACTTAAAGACAACTGTCTGTTAACCGTCTGCGAAAGCCTTGAGAACCTCGAAACGCTGAATATGTCCAATTGCACGGAAATCACGTACGCGGGATTCGCTAAACTAGCTCACCTTCGGAAGCTTCAGTACGCCAGTTTCTCGGACTGTTGTCTCAGCGACCAAGAAACGATGGTGCAGCTGTTTTCTTCCAGACCATGGCCAGCAATGCGAGCGCTCAACATCAGCTCTTGCAGAATAAATGACGCCGTGGCAAGGTGTCTGGCTGAACAAATGCCGACGCTCGTATCTCTCGACGTGTCACACACGACGCTGCTTACCGATGACGCAGTGCGCGCTATCTGGACCCACCTACGCCTCCTCAGAGTCCTCCGCATGGAACGTTGCTTAAAGCTCACTGACGCAGCCTTATACCGTTCAGGCAACTTGAAAACGTGCGAGCCCACCTCCATGGCTTGTCTCAGTGGTCTGAAAAAGCTGAGCCTCAGCGGCTGCTACCTAGTGTCCGACGCAGGAGTGTTGGCTGCAGTGATCTTTAAGGAACTGACTTCTCT
The DNA window shown above is from Dermacentor silvarum isolate Dsil-2018 chromosome 1, BIME_Dsil_1.4, whole genome shotgun sequence and carries:
- the LOC119466280 gene encoding F-box/LRR-repeat protein fbxl-1, producing the protein MELSEDYAACRALLPQELLCRIFAYLGVADRLAAGLTCKTWHKLTADSRIYGDVVVTLEKNVKERMVALSTSQTVVTCLVVKNSALDAAAMFWEHVGSTLKRLHFENCCFSWKEFASVLLKCPKLEHLAICRCDKFVSSSDESAFGDSAPQFFRPTPSGISSVDLSENADLSDSAFHQVMTVVGKLHALSLEGCALCVHPAIYRRFYPPGQVHSPLVLTFQHMLRSLEGAPLRVLNLSRTMIDNKCLAQLSAAYSKTLRELHAASCAQLGLQGVRALCENVPKLKCLNLGSNRQLKDNCLLTVCESLENLETLNMSNCTEITYAGFAKLAHLRKLQYASFSDCCLSDQETMVQLFSSRPWPAMRALNISSCRINDAVARCLAEQMPTLVSLDVSHTTLLTDDAVRAIWTHLRLLRVLRMERCLKLTDAALYRSGNLKTCEPTSMACLSGLKKLSLSGCYLVSDAGVLAAVIFKELTSLDVGHCNLLSSASLKHIALHCPSLSKLVLSFCVQLDDGALTSVLRPSTRLRHLNIEGCRNMTDTALIYVAQCLSVKYVNVKSCMVTLNTLQQLSLERQDLEVVHTVCRVE